One Streptomyces sp. B21-105 genomic region harbors:
- a CDS encoding FHA domain-containing protein, translating into MKLFAKLFGKSPREGGDNATARHRAQPDAEGQRPLFRDQVAGSGGDVPGGQGAASVDPAQSGGIGFGQPSTSSTGGGFSPMSALVCTRCGNRNAENSRFCSNCGAPLRPGLTPERASETTSTISISGLEAYDSEATGQTQLPALSPEAQAAVDALPVGSALLVVRRGPNSGSRFLLDGELTTAGRHPQSDIFLDDVTVSRRHVEFRRNPDGTFKVADVGSLNGTYVNRERIDEIPLSNGDEVQIGKYRLVFYASQRGY; encoded by the coding sequence GTGAAGTTGTTTGCGAAGTTGTTCGGCAAGAGCCCGCGTGAGGGTGGCGACAACGCGACCGCCCGTCATCGCGCACAGCCCGATGCAGAGGGTCAGCGGCCGCTGTTCAGGGACCAGGTGGCCGGTTCGGGCGGTGACGTACCCGGAGGACAGGGCGCGGCGTCTGTTGACCCTGCGCAGTCCGGCGGCATAGGTTTCGGCCAACCGTCAACCTCGAGTACGGGTGGAGGGTTTTCCCCTATGTCGGCCCTGGTGTGTACGAGGTGCGGTAACCGCAACGCGGAGAACAGCCGCTTCTGCTCGAACTGCGGTGCGCCGCTGCGTCCCGGGCTGACGCCCGAGCGTGCGTCGGAGACGACCTCCACGATCTCCATTTCCGGCCTGGAAGCCTATGACTCCGAGGCCACCGGGCAGACGCAGTTGCCGGCGCTCTCTCCTGAGGCGCAGGCCGCCGTCGACGCGCTGCCGGTGGGCTCCGCGTTGCTGGTCGTGCGTCGCGGCCCGAACTCGGGCAGTCGCTTCCTCCTGGACGGCGAGCTGACCACGGCCGGCCGTCATCCGCAGAGCGACATCTTCCTCGACGACGTGACGGTGTCGCGTCGCCATGTGGAGTTCCGGCGCAACCCGGACGGCACGTTCAAGGTGGCGGACGTCGGCAGTCTGAACGGTACGTACGTCAACCGGGAGCGGATCGACGAGATCCCGCTGTCGAACGGTGACGAGGTGCAGATCGGTAAGTACCGGCTGGTCTTCTACGCGAGCCAGCGAGGTTACTGA
- a CDS encoding DUF881 domain-containing protein — protein sequence MSDRDETPENRLRKELPDEVPVTSSEGGAAREPADNTSNGRRRLVEGLWPPRVTRAQLIVALLLFGLGFGLAVQVASNSDSGNALRGARQEDLVRILDELDDRSQRLEDEKQGLEKQQQELENSSDQAEEARRQTVEKEGQLGILAGTVAAQGPGITMTIEDTKGTVEADMLLDAIQELRAAGAEAIQVNGVRVVAGTFLTESGGGVSVDGNKIDAPYRFKVIGNPQDLEPALNIPGGVVQTLEKEQATVVVERSDKIVVDALREAKRPDYARSSAP from the coding sequence ATGAGCGACCGGGACGAGACGCCGGAGAACCGGCTGCGCAAGGAATTGCCCGACGAGGTCCCCGTGACGTCCTCCGAGGGCGGAGCGGCCCGGGAGCCGGCCGACAACACGTCGAACGGCCGCCGGCGGCTGGTGGAGGGGCTCTGGCCACCACGGGTCACCCGGGCCCAACTCATCGTGGCCCTGCTGCTGTTCGGTCTGGGTTTCGGCCTGGCCGTGCAGGTCGCGTCCAACAGTGACAGCGGAAACGCACTGCGTGGTGCGCGGCAGGAAGATCTTGTGCGCATTCTCGATGAACTCGACGACCGAAGTCAGCGTCTTGAGGACGAGAAGCAAGGGCTCGAGAAGCAGCAGCAAGAGCTGGAGAACAGCTCCGACCAGGCCGAGGAGGCGCGCAGGCAGACGGTCGAGAAGGAGGGGCAACTCGGCATTCTGGCGGGCACGGTCGCTGCTCAGGGGCCCGGCATCACGATGACCATCGAGGACACGAAAGGGACGGTCGAGGCGGACATGCTGCTCGACGCGATCCAGGAGCTGCGCGCGGCGGGGGCCGAGGCGATCCAGGTGAACGGTGTGCGGGTCGTGGCGGGCACCTTCCTGACGGAGTCGGGCGGGGGCGTGAGCGTCGACGGGAACAAGATCGACGCGCCCTATCGTTTCAAGGTCATCGGCAACCCGCAGGACCTCGAGCCGGCGTTGAACATCCCTGGAGGTGTCGTGCAGACACTTGAAAAGGAGCAGGCCACCGTGGTCGTGGAGCGATCGGACAAGATCGTTGTGGACGCCTTGCGAGAGGCGAAGCGGCCTGACTACGCTCGGTCGTCGGCGCCGTGA
- a CDS encoding small basic family protein, whose amino-acid sequence MIAVLGLVVGVVAGLLVQPEVPAAVVPYLPIAVVAALDAVFGGLRAMLDGIFDDKVFVVSFLSNVVVAALIVFLGDELGVGSQLSTGVVVVLGIRIFSNAAAIRRHVFRA is encoded by the coding sequence GTGATCGCCGTACTGGGCCTCGTCGTGGGAGTCGTGGCCGGCCTGTTGGTCCAGCCCGAGGTTCCGGCAGCCGTCGTCCCCTATCTGCCGATCGCCGTGGTGGCGGCGCTGGACGCCGTGTTCGGCGGGCTGCGGGCCATGCTGGACGGCATCTTCGACGACAAGGTGTTCGTGGTGTCGTTCCTGTCGAACGTGGTGGTCGCCGCGCTGATCGTCTTCCTGGGAGACGAGTTGGGCGTGGGATCGCAGCTGTCGACGGGTGTCGTCGTCGTTCTCGGGATCCGCATCTTCTCCAATGCCGCGGCGATCCGTCGGCACGTGTTCCGGGCGTGA
- a CDS encoding DUF881 domain-containing protein produces the protein MCGMPQPPPVRSTPARASRPDASMSLLTNVMDHSLDDGYAEAAARRQADGSGGLPKTVRAKLGLAAGLVLAALVVTVGAAQARVEAPVVAKEREELIDRIGRETEAADELESAVDKLRSDVSARQQEALKQSGGSDQADLAGLLSGAVAVHGPGVKLVVDDAKAAATGGDGDPRETSGFSDTGRVRDRDMQRVVNGLWASGAEAVSINGQRLTALSAIRAAGDAILVDNKPLVPPYTVLAVGDGKKLSTRFQNSADGLYLNALQENYGIRTAISVASDVRLPAAPSVIVRTAQPSTEKGTS, from the coding sequence ATGTGCGGCATGCCGCAGCCGCCCCCCGTTCGGAGCACACCCGCGCGCGCGTCGCGCCCGGACGCGTCCATGTCGCTGCTCACCAACGTCATGGACCACAGCCTCGACGACGGTTACGCCGAGGCCGCCGCCCGGAGGCAGGCCGATGGCTCCGGAGGGCTGCCGAAGACGGTACGGGCGAAGCTCGGGCTGGCCGCGGGGCTGGTGCTGGCGGCCCTGGTGGTCACGGTCGGCGCCGCGCAGGCGCGGGTCGAGGCTCCGGTCGTCGCAAAGGAACGCGAGGAGCTGATCGACCGCATCGGCCGTGAGACCGAGGCGGCCGACGAGCTCGAGAGCGCCGTCGACAAGCTGCGCAGCGACGTGAGCGCCCGGCAGCAGGAAGCGCTCAAGCAGAGCGGCGGGAGCGACCAGGCGGACCTGGCGGGATTGCTGTCGGGAGCCGTCGCGGTGCACGGCCCGGGCGTGAAGCTCGTCGTGGACGACGCCAAGGCAGCGGCCACGGGCGGCGACGGCGACCCGCGGGAGACCTCCGGGTTCTCCGACACCGGGCGGGTCCGCGACCGTGACATGCAGCGAGTGGTCAACGGACTGTGGGCCTCGGGTGCCGAAGCCGTCTCGATCAACGGCCAGCGGCTGACGGCACTCTCCGCGATCAGGGCCGCCGGTGACGCGATACTGGTCGACAACAAGCCGCTGGTGCCCCCGTACACCGTGCTCGCGGTGGGGGACGGGAAAAAGCTCAGCACCAGGTTCCAGAACAGCGCGGACGGGCTCTATCTCAACGCCTTGCAGGAGAACTACGGCATCCGGACGGCCATCTCCGTGGCGAGCGACGTCCGGCTGCCCGCCGCACCGAGTGTGATCGTACGCACAGCACAGCCGAGCACTGAGAAGGGCACATCGTGA
- a CDS encoding mannose-1-phosphate guanyltransferase yields the protein MKAVVMAGGEGTRLRPMTSSMPKPLLPVANRPIMEHVLRLLKRHGLNETVVTVQFLASLVKNYFGDGEELGMELSYANEEKPLGTAGSVKNAEEALKDDAFLVISGDALTDFDLTELINFHKEKGALVTVCLTRVPNPLEFGITIVDEEGKVERFLEKPTWGQVFSDTVNTGIYVMEPEVFDYVEADVPVDWSGDVFPQLMKEGKPVYGFIAEGYWEDVGTHESYVKAQADVLEGKVDVEIDGFEISPGVWVAEGAEVHPDAVLRGPLYIGDYAKVEAGAEIREHTVVGSNVVVKSGAFLHKAVVHDNVYVGQHSNLRGCVVGKNTDIMRAARIEDGAVIGDECLIGEESIVQGNVRVYPFKTIEAGAFVNTSVIWESRGQAHLFGARGVSGILNVEITPELAVRLAGAYATTLKKGSTVTTARDHSRGARALKRAVISALQASAIDVRDLENVPLPVARQQTARGSAGGIMIRTSPGVPDSVDIMFFDGQGADLSQGSQRKLDRVFARQEYRRAFPGEIGDLYFPASVFDAYTGSLLRNVDTTGIAEAGLKVVVDASNGSAGLVLPSLLGKLGVDSLTINPGLNEARPTETGDQRRSGLVRLGEIVASSRAAFGVRFDPVGERLSLVDEKGRIIEDDRALLVLLDLVAAERRSGRVALPVTTTRIAEQVAAYHGTQVEWTTTSPDDLTRVGQDESTIFGGDGKGGFIVPEFNSVFDGTAAFVRLIGLVARTQLTLSQIDARIPRAHVLKRDLATPWAVKGLVMRRVVEAAGDRFVDTTDGVRVVETDGRWVMVLPDPAEAVTHLWAEGPDDASAQALLDEWSAVVDSAGR from the coding sequence ATGAAGGCCGTCGTGATGGCCGGAGGCGAAGGCACTCGCCTTCGCCCTATGACCTCGAGTATGCCCAAGCCGCTCCTGCCGGTGGCCAACCGGCCGATCATGGAGCACGTGCTGAGGCTGCTCAAAAGGCATGGACTCAATGAGACCGTCGTTACTGTTCAGTTCCTGGCATCGCTGGTCAAGAACTACTTCGGTGACGGCGAAGAGCTCGGAATGGAGCTCAGCTATGCCAACGAGGAGAAGCCACTCGGTACCGCCGGAAGCGTCAAGAACGCAGAGGAGGCGTTGAAGGACGACGCCTTCCTCGTCATTTCCGGTGATGCCCTCACTGACTTCGACCTCACCGAGCTGATCAACTTCCACAAGGAAAAGGGAGCGCTCGTCACGGTCTGTCTGACGCGTGTGCCCAATCCGCTGGAATTCGGTATCACCATCGTCGACGAAGAGGGAAAGGTCGAACGCTTCCTGGAGAAGCCGACCTGGGGTCAGGTTTTCTCGGACACCGTGAACACGGGCATCTACGTCATGGAGCCCGAGGTCTTCGACTATGTGGAGGCCGATGTTCCCGTCGACTGGTCCGGTGATGTCTTCCCGCAGTTGATGAAGGAGGGCAAGCCGGTCTACGGCTTCATCGCCGAGGGCTACTGGGAGGACGTGGGCACGCACGAGAGTTACGTGAAGGCCCAGGCCGATGTGCTCGAAGGCAAGGTCGACGTCGAGATCGACGGTTTCGAGATCTCGCCGGGCGTCTGGGTCGCCGAAGGCGCCGAGGTGCATCCCGACGCTGTGCTCCGCGGCCCCCTCTACATCGGGGACTATGCCAAGGTCGAGGCCGGCGCTGAAATTCGTGAGCACACGGTGGTCGGATCGAACGTTGTCGTGAAGAGCGGGGCCTTTCTGCACAAGGCTGTCGTGCACGACAACGTCTACGTTGGTCAGCACAGCAATCTGCGTGGCTGCGTCGTCGGGAAGAACACCGACATCATGCGCGCCGCTCGGATCGAGGACGGCGCTGTCATCGGCGACGAATGCCTGATCGGTGAAGAATCGATCGTGCAGGGAAACGTCAGGGTCTATCCCTTCAAGACCATCGAAGCCGGCGCATTCGTCAACACGTCGGTGATCTGGGAGTCCCGAGGGCAGGCTCACCTGTTCGGCGCCCGCGGGGTGTCCGGAATTCTGAACGTCGAGATCACGCCCGAACTCGCCGTACGCCTCGCCGGCGCGTATGCCACGACGCTGAAGAAGGGATCCACGGTCACGACGGCCCGGGATCACTCCCGAGGCGCCCGTGCGCTGAAGCGGGCCGTCATTTCCGCGCTCCAGGCCAGCGCGATCGACGTACGGGACCTGGAGAACGTGCCGTTGCCCGTGGCCCGGCAGCAGACCGCGCGAGGGAGTGCTGGCGGGATCATGATCCGGACCTCGCCCGGGGTGCCGGACTCGGTGGACATCATGTTCTTCGACGGACAGGGCGCGGATCTTTCGCAGGGCAGTCAGCGCAAGCTGGACCGGGTCTTCGCGCGACAGGAGTACCGGCGGGCCTTCCCGGGAGAGATCGGCGATCTGTACTTCCCGGCCAGCGTCTTCGACGCGTACACCGGGTCGCTGCTGCGGAACGTGGACACGACCGGGATCGCCGAGGCGGGGCTGAAAGTCGTCGTCGACGCCTCGAACGGCAGTGCAGGCCTGGTTCTGCCGAGTCTTCTCGGAAAGCTGGGCGTCGATTCGCTGACGATCAACCCGGGTCTGAACGAGGCACGGCCCACCGAGACGGGCGATCAGCGTCGCTCCGGCCTGGTGCGTCTCGGCGAAATCGTGGCGTCGTCCCGGGCCGCGTTCGGCGTGCGGTTCGACCCGGTGGGCGAGCGGCTCTCCCTCGTGGACGAGAAGGGCCGGATCATCGAGGACGACCGGGCGCTCCTCGTGCTGCTCGACCTGGTCGCAGCCGAGCGGCGCAGCGGGCGGGTCGCCCTGCCCGTGACCACGACGAGGATCGCCGAGCAGGTGGCGGCGTACCACGGGACGCAGGTCGAGTGGACGACGACGTCGCCCGATGACCTCACCCGGGTGGGTCAGGACGAGTCGACGATCTTCGGAGGGGACGGCAAGGGCGGGTTCATCGTCCCCGAGTTCAACAGCGTCTTCGACGGCACGGCGGCCTTCGTCCGGCTGATCGGGCTGGTGGCGCGCACACAGCTCACCCTCAGCCAGATCGACGCGCGGATTCCGCGGGCACACGTCCTGAAGCGGGATCTGGCGACCCCGTGGGCCGTCAAGGGACTGGTGATGCGTCGGGTCGTCGAAGCGGCCGGAGATCGCTTCGTGGACACCACCGACGGCGTTCGCGTGGTCGAGACGGACGGGCGCTGGGTGATGGTCCTGCCCGACCCCGCCGAGGCCGTCACTCATCTATGGGCGGAAGGGCCCGACGACGCGTCCGCGCAGGCCCTGCTCGACGAGTGGTCGGCGGTCGTGGACAGCGCCGGGCGCTGA
- a CDS encoding CDP-alcohol phosphatidyltransferase family protein has translation MEVQETRVQTDRVLTIPNILSMARLVGVPLFLWLILRPEFGGPQSDGWALLVLAFSGISDYLDGKLARRWNQISSLGRLLDPAADRLYILSTLVGLTWREILPLWLTAVLLLRELVLLVMVGILRRHGYPPPQVNFLGKAATFNLMYAFPLLLLSDGSGWLASLAAIFGWAFAGWGTTLYWWAGVLYMVQVRRLVRADALAD, from the coding sequence GTGGAGGTCCAGGAGACCCGTGTCCAGACAGACCGGGTCCTCACCATCCCCAACATCCTCAGCATGGCCCGCCTCGTCGGCGTGCCGCTGTTTCTGTGGCTGATCCTCAGGCCCGAGTTCGGAGGTCCGCAGAGCGACGGCTGGGCGCTTCTCGTGCTGGCCTTCAGCGGGATCAGCGACTATCTGGACGGCAAGCTCGCGCGGCGTTGGAACCAGATCAGCAGCCTCGGCCGGCTCCTCGACCCCGCGGCGGACCGGCTCTACATTCTGTCGACACTGGTTGGCCTCACCTGGCGAGAGATTCTGCCTCTGTGGTTGACCGCTGTACTGCTTCTGCGTGAGCTGGTTCTGCTGGTGATGGTGGGGATCCTCCGGCGGCACGGCTATCCGCCGCCACAGGTGAACTTCCTGGGCAAGGCGGCCACGTTCAACCTGATGTACGCCTTCCCGCTGCTTCTGCTGAGTGACGGAAGCGGGTGGTTGGCGTCACTCGCTGCTATTTTCGGATGGGCGTTCGCCGGATGGGGTACAACGCTGTATTGGTGGGCAGGAGTCCTGTACATGGTGCAGGTCCGCCGCCTGGTTCGAGCGGACGCCTTGGCCGACTGA
- a CDS encoding PTS sugar transporter subunit IIA, translated as MTTVMSPLAGRAIGLTAVPDPVFSGAMVGPGTAIDPVRGPSEAVSPVDGVIVSLHPHAFVVVDSEGHGVLTHLGIDTVQLNGEGFEVLVNKGDTVTRGQGIVRWNPDAVEKAGKSPVCPVVALEATVDALGELREDGDVKAGDVLFSWR; from the coding sequence ATGACCACCGTGATGTCCCCTCTTGCCGGACGTGCCATCGGACTGACGGCTGTGCCGGATCCGGTCTTCTCCGGGGCCATGGTCGGCCCGGGCACCGCGATCGACCCCGTGCGTGGGCCTTCCGAGGCTGTCTCCCCCGTGGACGGAGTCATCGTCTCCCTCCACCCCCACGCCTTCGTGGTCGTCGACTCCGAGGGGCACGGCGTCCTCACCCATCTCGGGATCGACACCGTGCAGCTCAACGGCGAGGGCTTCGAGGTTCTCGTGAACAAGGGCGACACCGTGACTCGCGGGCAGGGCATCGTGCGCTGGAACCCGGACGCGGTGGAAAAGGCCGGCAAGTCCCCGGTCTGTCCGGTCGTCGCGCTCGAGGCGACCGTCGACGCACTCGGCGAACTCCGGGAAGACGGCGACGTGAAAGCGGGCGACGTGCTCTTCTCTTGGCGGTGA
- the ptsP gene encoding phosphoenolpyruvate--protein phosphotransferase: METTLRGVGVSHGVAIGEVRHMGTAVLEPPAKQIPAEEAEREQGRARKAVDAVAADLMARGNLAGGEAQAVLEAQAMMAQDPELMVDVDRRIAVGSTAERGVYDAFAAYRELLAGAGEYLAGRVADLDDVRNRIVARLLGVPMPGVPDSDEPYVLVARDLAPADTALLDPTLVLGFVTEEGGPTSHSAILARALGVPAVVALPGAGELAEGTLIAVDGSTGEIFVNPSHEKRAELEAAAAARKAALAASTGPGATADGHKVPLLANVGGPADVAAAVEAGAEGVGLFRTEFLFLDDSKNAPTEQKQVEAYRQVLEAFPEGRVVVRVLDAGADKPLDFLTPVDEPNPALGVRGLRTLLDHPDVLRTQLTALAKAADGLPVYLEVMAPMVADRADAKAFADACREAGLRAKFGAMVEIPSAALRARSILQEVEFLSLGTNDLAQYTFAADRQVGAVSRLQDPWQPALLDLVALSAEAARAEGKSCGVCGEAAADPLLACVLTGLGVTSLSMGSASIPYVRTALAKYTMAQCERAAAAARAADSAEEARQAAQAVLSGE, from the coding sequence ATGGAGACAACGCTGCGAGGCGTCGGCGTGAGTCACGGTGTGGCGATCGGCGAAGTTCGACACATGGGTACGGCAGTGCTCGAACCACCTGCGAAGCAGATACCGGCAGAGGAGGCGGAGCGCGAACAGGGGCGTGCACGCAAGGCCGTGGATGCTGTCGCAGCCGACCTGATGGCGCGGGGAAATCTGGCGGGCGGCGAAGCCCAGGCAGTGCTCGAGGCTCAGGCCATGATGGCTCAGGACCCCGAGCTGATGGTCGACGTGGACCGGCGTATCGCCGTCGGCAGCACCGCGGAGCGTGGTGTGTACGACGCATTCGCCGCCTATCGCGAGCTGCTTGCGGGAGCCGGGGAGTACCTCGCCGGGCGGGTGGCCGACCTCGATGACGTGCGGAACCGTATCGTCGCCCGGCTGCTGGGGGTCCCCATGCCGGGGGTTCCGGACAGCGACGAGCCGTACGTGCTGGTCGCGAGGGATCTGGCGCCCGCGGACACGGCGCTCCTGGACCCGACCCTGGTGCTCGGCTTCGTGACCGAGGAGGGCGGCCCGACGAGCCACAGCGCGATCCTCGCCCGCGCCCTGGGCGTGCCGGCTGTCGTGGCGCTGCCGGGCGCCGGAGAACTGGCCGAGGGCACGCTGATCGCTGTCGACGGCAGCACCGGCGAGATCTTCGTGAACCCGAGCCACGAGAAGAGGGCCGAGCTCGAGGCGGCTGCCGCAGCGCGTAAGGCCGCGCTGGCCGCCTCGACCGGGCCCGGCGCCACCGCCGACGGGCACAAGGTGCCGCTCCTGGCCAACGTCGGCGGGCCGGCGGACGTCGCAGCCGCCGTCGAAGCCGGGGCGGAAGGCGTCGGGCTCTTCCGCACCGAGTTCCTGTTCCTCGACGACAGCAAGAACGCGCCGACCGAGCAGAAGCAGGTCGAGGCCTACCGTCAGGTGCTGGAGGCATTCCCCGAGGGGCGCGTCGTCGTACGGGTGCTGGACGCCGGTGCGGACAAGCCCCTGGACTTCCTGACTCCGGTCGACGAACCCAACCCGGCGCTGGGCGTGCGCGGGCTCCGGACGCTGCTCGACCACCCGGACGTCCTGCGGACCCAGCTGACGGCGCTGGCGAAGGCCGCCGACGGGCTGCCGGTCTACCTCGAAGTGATGGCTCCCATGGTCGCGGACCGCGCCGACGCGAAGGCTTTCGCGGACGCGTGCCGGGAGGCGGGGCTCCGGGCCAAGTTCGGCGCGATGGTCGAGATCCCGTCGGCCGCTCTGCGGGCTCGTTCGATCCTGCAGGAGGTGGAGTTCCTGTCGCTGGGCACGAACGACCTCGCGCAGTACACGTTCGCCGCCGACCGGCAGGTGGGCGCGGTGTCGCGTCTGCAGGACCCGTGGCAGCCCGCGCTGCTCGACCTCGTCGCGCTGTCCGCCGAGGCGGCCAGGGCCGAGGGCAAGAGCTGCGGCGTCTGTGGCGAGGCCGCCGCTGATCCGCTGCTGGCATGTGTGCTGACAGGTCTGGGGGTCACCTCTCTCTCCATGGGCTCGGCGTCGATTCCCTATGTGCGGACCGCCCTGGCGAAGTACACGATGGCGCAGTGCGAGCGCGCCGCGGCGGCCGCACGTGCGGCGGACAGCGCCGAGGAGGCTCGGCAGGCGGCGCAGGCCGTGTTGTCCGGCGAGTGA
- a CDS encoding acetoacetate--CoA ligase, which produces MPTVNPEPLWRPDPQRIARARITQFQTWAAERHGAPSQGGYPALHRWSVDELETFWTAVTQWFDVRFSTPYARVLGDRSMPGARWFPGATLNYAEHALRAADTRPAEPALLYVDETHEPAPVTWSELRRQVGSLAGELRALGVRPGDRVSGYLPNIPQAVVALLATAAVGGVWTSCAPDFGARSVLDRFQQVEPVVLFTVDGYRYGGKEHDRRDVVAELRAELPTLRAVVHIPVLGTEPPRGALDWAALTSADEAPVFEQVPFDHPLWVLYSSGTTGLPKAIVQSQGGILVEHLKQLGLHCDLGPEDRFFWYTSTGWMMWNFLVSGLLTGTTIILYDGSPGYPDTGAQWRIAERTGATLYGTSAAYVMACRKAEVHPARDFDLSTVQCVATTGSPLPPDGFRWLHDEVRDDLWIASVSGGTDVCSCFAGAVPTLPVHTGELQAPGLGTDLQSWDPNGHPVMDEVGELVVTNPMPSMPVRFWNDPDGTRYHDSYFDTYPGVWRHGDWITITSRGSVVIHGRSDSTLNRQGVRMGSADIYEVVERLPEIKESLVIGIEQPDGGYWMPLFVHLAPGSALDEALLGRIKQSIREQLSPRHVPDEVIEVPGVPHTLTGKRIEVPVKRLLQGTPLEKAVNPGSIDNLDLLHFFEELARKRT; this is translated from the coding sequence ATGCCGACCGTGAACCCCGAGCCGCTGTGGCGGCCAGATCCCCAGCGCATCGCCCGGGCCCGGATCACGCAATTCCAGACCTGGGCGGCCGAGCGGCACGGAGCCCCGTCCCAAGGCGGATATCCGGCCCTGCACCGCTGGTCGGTCGACGAGCTGGAGACGTTCTGGACGGCCGTCACCCAGTGGTTCGACGTACGGTTCTCGACGCCCTACGCGCGCGTGCTCGGCGACCGCTCCATGCCCGGCGCCCGGTGGTTCCCCGGGGCGACGCTGAACTACGCCGAGCACGCCCTGCGCGCGGCCGACACCCGCCCGGCCGAACCGGCCCTGCTGTATGTCGACGAGACCCACGAACCGGCCCCGGTCACCTGGTCCGAGCTGCGCCGCCAGGTCGGCTCACTGGCCGGCGAGCTGCGCGCCCTCGGCGTCCGCCCCGGAGACCGCGTCAGCGGCTACCTCCCGAACATCCCGCAAGCCGTGGTGGCCCTCCTGGCCACGGCCGCCGTCGGAGGCGTCTGGACCTCCTGCGCCCCCGACTTCGGGGCCCGCAGCGTCCTGGACCGGTTCCAGCAGGTCGAACCCGTCGTCCTGTTCACCGTCGACGGCTACCGCTACGGCGGCAAGGAACACGACCGCCGCGACGTCGTCGCCGAACTGCGCGCCGAACTCCCCACCCTGCGCGCGGTGGTCCACATTCCCGTGCTGGGCACGGAGCCGCCCCGGGGAGCCCTGGACTGGGCGGCCCTGACCTCCGCCGACGAGGCACCCGTTTTCGAACAGGTCCCCTTCGACCACCCCCTGTGGGTGCTCTACTCGTCCGGCACGACCGGACTCCCCAAGGCCATCGTCCAGTCCCAGGGCGGCATCCTGGTCGAGCACCTCAAACAGCTCGGCCTGCACTGCGACCTGGGCCCCGAGGACCGTTTCTTCTGGTACACCTCGACCGGCTGGATGATGTGGAACTTCCTCGTGTCCGGCCTCCTGACCGGTACGACGATCATTCTGTATGACGGCAGCCCCGGCTATCCCGACACGGGCGCCCAGTGGCGCATCGCCGAACGCACGGGCGCCACCCTCTACGGCACCTCCGCCGCCTACGTCATGGCCTGCCGCAAAGCGGAGGTCCACCCCGCGCGCGACTTCGACCTTTCCACGGTCCAGTGCGTCGCCACCACAGGGTCCCCCCTGCCGCCCGACGGCTTCCGCTGGCTGCACGACGAAGTACGCGACGACCTGTGGATCGCCTCCGTCAGCGGTGGCACCGACGTGTGCTCCTGCTTCGCCGGAGCCGTGCCGACGCTGCCCGTCCACACCGGCGAACTCCAGGCGCCGGGGCTCGGCACCGACCTGCAGTCCTGGGATCCGAACGGTCACCCCGTGATGGACGAGGTGGGCGAACTCGTCGTCACCAACCCCATGCCCTCCATGCCGGTCCGCTTCTGGAACGACCCCGACGGCACCCGCTACCACGACAGCTACTTCGACACCTACCCCGGCGTCTGGCGCCACGGCGACTGGATCACCATCACCTCGCGCGGTTCCGTCGTCATCCACGGCCGCTCCGACTCCACGCTCAACCGCCAGGGCGTGCGGATGGGCTCCGCCGACATCTACGAGGTCGTCGAACGGCTCCCCGAGATCAAGGAATCCCTGGTCATCGGCATCGAGCAGCCCGACGGCGGTTACTGGATGCCCCTGTTCGTCCATCTCGCCCCGGGATCCGCCCTCGACGAGGCCCTCCTCGGCCGCATCAAACAGTCCATCCGCGAGCAGCTCTCGCCGCGCCACGTCCCGGACGAGGTCATCGAGGTGCCCGGTGTGCCGCACACGCTCACCGGCAAACGCATCGAGGTCCCGGTCAAACGGCTTCTGCAGGGCACCCCCCTGGAGAAGGCCGTCAACCCCGGCTCCATCGACAACCTCGACCTGCTCCACTTCTTCGAGGAGCTCGCCCGCAAGCGGACCTGA